A region from the Hypericibacter adhaerens genome encodes:
- the yajC gene encoding preprotein translocase subunit YajC, with protein sequence MFISEAFAQAADAAPAGLGGLGGLAQFAPLVLIFVVFYFLLIRPQQKKMKAHREMVQALKRGDRVVTSGGIVGTVTKVVSDSEVQIEIAENVRVRVVRSSITDIVAKTEPASNGNAKEEAAKGE encoded by the coding sequence TTTCTGAAGCTTTTGCCCAGGCAGCCGACGCGGCGCCCGCGGGGTTGGGCGGCCTCGGCGGCCTTGCCCAGTTCGCGCCGCTGGTCCTCATCTTCGTGGTGTTCTATTTCCTGCTGATCCGTCCGCAGCAGAAGAAGATGAAGGCCCATCGCGAGATGGTGCAGGCGCTGAAGCGCGGCGACCGCGTGGTGACCTCCGGCGGCATCGTCGGCACCGTGACCAAGGTCGTCAGCGACAGCGAAGTGCAGATCGAGATCGCCGAGAACGTCCGGGTGCGCGTGGTCCGTTCCTCGATCACCGACATCGTGGCCAAGACCGAGCCCGCCTCCAACGGAAACGCCAAGGAAGAGGCGGCGAAGGGCGAATGA